The following proteins are encoded in a genomic region of Nitrospirota bacterium:
- a CDS encoding ATP-binding protein produces MELRNKVGVWVDGDDFWDRDHEIERLTELIDGGENILVVAPRRVGKTSLLREMIRRLRTRDRDILLFVDVEDCSSPEDVIVALSMATQPYKNLWKLTLDVFKTVVEGIRDKVDEVSIDVVKLKIREGTAEAWQVKGERLFAALAEAEKPVVACFDELPIMVDRLLRGGAQDATTDGIQKAGVFLSWLRKMCQEHKGHVRVVLCGSIGLEPVLHRVKLSHTIGHLRSFDLPVWSREVADGCLEALARSYGLAIPQGVREAMLNRLGWLVPHHVQMYFGHVHDDCERRGSKTATVRDVERVYTEQMLGTRGHAELADYEERLLRVLGSAHVPLAPDLLTEAAVNGVVDGAMAQALARRALPKGANPGEELGNVLRVLEHDGYLRFDEKKNGHVFQSLLLRDWWERRFKQGHVPPSGSDR; encoded by the coding sequence ATGGAACTCAGAAACAAGGTCGGAGTTTGGGTGGACGGCGATGACTTCTGGGATCGGGACCATGAAATCGAGCGGCTCACTGAACTGATAGACGGAGGGGAGAATATCCTGGTCGTTGCTCCTCGGCGAGTGGGAAAAACCAGTCTGCTCCGAGAGATGATACGCCGGTTGAGAACGAGAGACAGGGATATTCTGCTGTTCGTGGACGTCGAGGATTGTTCCTCGCCGGAAGATGTCATCGTCGCCCTCTCGATGGCCACCCAGCCTTACAAGAACCTCTGGAAGCTGACGCTGGATGTTTTCAAGACCGTAGTCGAGGGCATCCGCGACAAGGTCGATGAAGTGTCGATCGATGTTGTGAAGTTGAAAATCCGGGAAGGCACCGCTGAAGCCTGGCAGGTCAAGGGGGAGCGTCTGTTCGCCGCGCTCGCGGAGGCGGAGAAACCGGTCGTAGCATGTTTTGATGAACTGCCCATCATGGTGGACCGCCTCCTGCGGGGTGGGGCACAAGATGCGACGACCGACGGGATACAAAAGGCGGGCGTATTCTTGTCTTGGCTGAGGAAGATGTGTCAGGAGCACAAGGGGCACGTCCGCGTTGTCCTGTGCGGATCGATTGGTCTTGAGCCGGTCCTCCATCGAGTGAAACTGAGCCACACGATTGGGCATCTGAGGTCATTCGACCTTCCTGTTTGGTCGCGCGAGGTTGCGGATGGCTGTCTGGAGGCGCTGGCCCGCTCGTATGGTCTTGCCATCCCTCAAGGGGTGAGGGAGGCAATGCTTAATCGGCTGGGTTGGCTCGTGCCCCACCATGTACAGATGTACTTCGGGCATGTCCACGACGATTGTGAACGGAGGGGATCGAAAACGGCCACCGTGCGGGATGTTGAGCGGGTCTACACGGAGCAGATGCTCGGAACGAGGGGCCACGCCGAGTTGGCCGACTACGAAGAACGACTCTTGCGGGTGCTCGGGTCCGCACACGTCCCACTTGCGCCCGACCTGCTGACTGAAGCGGCGGTCAACGGGGTGGTTGACGGCGCGATGGCGCAGGCGCTGGCCCGCCGCGCGCTCCCCAAAGGCGCAAACCCCGGCGAAGAATTGGGCAACGTCCTCCGAGTGCTCGAACACGACGGCTATCTCCGGTTTGACGAGAAGAAAAACGGCCACGTCTTTCAATCGCTACTGCTGCGGGATTGGTGGGAGAGGCGTTTCAAACAAGGACACGTCCCACCCTCTGGATCGGATCGATAG